Proteins encoded within one genomic window of Arachis ipaensis cultivar K30076 chromosome B08, Araip1.1, whole genome shotgun sequence:
- the LOC107613800 gene encoding vacuolar protein sorting-associated protein 29 — protein sequence MVLVLALGDLHIPHRAPDLPAKFKSMLVPGKIQHIICTGNLSIKEVHDYLKTLCPDLHITRGEYDEDTRYPETKTLTIGQFKLGLCHGHQVIPWGDLDSLAMLQRQLDVDILVTGHTHQFTAYKHEGGVVINPGSATGAYSSITYDVNPSFVLMDIDGLRVVVYVYELIDGEVKVDKIDFKKTASIHTAH from the exons ATGGTGTTGGTGTTGGCTCTTGGGGATTTACACATACCACATAGGGCTCCTGATCTCCCTGCTAAGTTCAAATCCATGCTTGTTCCTGGCAAGATCCAACACATTATTTGTACAGGGAACCTTTCTATCAAG gaagttcatgactacttAAAGACTCTTTGTCCAGACTTGCATATAACTCGTGGTGAGTATGACGAAGATACAAGATATCCAGAGACCAAAACACTGACCATTGGTCAGTTTAAGCTGGGACTATGCCATGGTCATCAG GTTATTCCCTGGGGAGACCTAGACTCACTTGCAATGCTACAGAGGCAGCTAGATGTAGACATCCTTGTCACAGGTCACACACATCAGTTTACCGCATACAAACACGAAGGCGGTGTGGTTATAAATCCTGGTTCTGCAACAGGCGCCTATAGCAGCATCACTTATGATGTGAATCCGAGTTTCGTCCTCATGGACATTGATGGCCTGCGTGTTGTGGTATACGTATATGAACTTATCGATGGAGAGGTTAAGGTTGACAAGATTGACTTTAAGAAAACAGCCTCCATCCACACTGCCCATTAG